The Mytilus galloprovincialis chromosome 2, xbMytGall1.hap1.1, whole genome shotgun sequence genome has a window encoding:
- the LOC143061930 gene encoding uncharacterized protein LOC143061930, whose amino-acid sequence MFSDWSLFCDVIKIKSGLVFGPPETGIIYALLCFSVLGTITFSVEIVNVWLEIFYHQPLIDPELVCMCTVWIEDVPQIIINIFIALCREYAISYYQVVKAVVIILGSLTRVLMALVRFVDRQNDDETEDKPPKNGLRHLFYRVFIMLGLILLFFSSIAICFLTLFEHTPDGYIKVGTPKGLYHGKYDSEKFFNNVSVYLNLPILEFDNTTDNSNINWIRLTSIYNIMEKKNETFKLSYDNSTKSKFVLWHSGLTNQSILEAKECFHLFSNNKTLLTGPSDCEKFLRSETTNSVIIQFSLILEKIPELAFGDIHYNIQFQDQAGCHNVIPQPVSDISHRIEGGDYHPVIHYYKTYNISQTNHLVWESATNPRFYRQKTDLTDIISVWKTGFAFCESTGSLAPHEDSSIDVNCI is encoded by the coding sequence ATGTTTTCTGATTGGTCACTTTTCTGTGATGTCATTAAAATTAAAAGTGGCCTAGTTTTCGGACCTCCTGAAACTGGAATTATTTATGCATTACTTTGTTTTTCAGTTTTAGGAACAATAACATTTTCAGTAGAAATAGTCAATGTTTGGTTGGAGATTTTCTATCACCAACCGCTGATAGACCCTGAATTAGTCTGTATGTGTACCGTCTGGATAGAAGATGTACcacaaataattataaatatattcattGCATTGTGTCGAGAGTATGCTATAAGTTACTATCAAGTTGTAAAAGCTGTAGTAATCATACTTGGAAGTCTAACTCGTGTTTTAATGGCCTTAGTAAGATTTGTTGATCGTCAAAATGATGATGAGACAGAAGATAAGCCACCTAAAAACGGATTAAGACATTTGTTTTATAGAGTTTTCATTATGCTCGGTTTAATCTTACTCTTCTTCTCGTCAATAGCCATATGTTTCTTGACATTATTCGAACACACACCTGACGGATATATTAAGGTTGGAACTCCAAAAGGACTGTATCATGGAAAATATGACAGTGAGAAGTTTTTCAATAATGTCAGTGTATACCTTAATTTACCCATCTTAGAATTCGACAACACAACTGACAATTCTAACATAAACTGGATAAGACTAACGTCTATTTACAACATAATGGAGAAAAAGAATGAAACATTTAAGCTTTCCTATGATAATTCTACAAAAAGTAAGTTTGTACTATGGCACTCTGGACTGACAAATCAATCAATCTTAGAAGCAAAAGAATGTTTTCACCTTTTTTCTAACAACAAAACTCTGCTAACAGGACCAAGCGACTGTGAAAAATTTCTGAGAAGTGAAACAACAAATTCTGTGATTATCCAGTTTTCATTGATTCTAGAGAAAATACCCGAACTTGCTTTTGGTGATATACATTATAACATACAATTTCAGGACCAAGCTGGATGTCATAACGTAATCCCACAGCCTGTATCTGACATCAGCCATCGGATCGAAGGAGGAGACTATCATCCTGTTATACATTACTACAAAACCTATAATATTTCACAAACAAACCATCTAGTGTGGGAGTCAGCAACTAATCCAAGATTTTATCGCCAAAAGACGGACTTGACTGATATAATCTCTGTATGGAAAACTGGATTTGCATTCTGTGAAAGTACAGGAAGTTTGGCTCCACATGAAGATTCTTCGATTGATGTTAATTGTATTTAA